Proteins encoded by one window of Rutidosis leptorrhynchoides isolate AG116_Rl617_1_P2 chromosome 7, CSIRO_AGI_Rlap_v1, whole genome shotgun sequence:
- the LOC139860544 gene encoding uncharacterized protein, with translation MDDAETNAITLITKLDFGDPLYLHPSDTSATPLITLKLKGTENYKIWSRSVLLALETKNKVGFIDGTCIKNTIDEILAKQWDRCNYVVLSWLLGSIADELYPGLIFFENASTVWTELKETYDKVDVSIIFNVHQKINSLKQNGSSLSEYYHGLNALWK, from the coding sequence ATGGATGATGCTGAGACTAATGCTattactttgattaccaaattggaCTTTGGTGACCCTCTTTATCTTCACCCTAGTGACACCTCTGCTACACCTCTTATTACCCTAAAATTAAAAGGGACTGAAAATTATAAAATTTGGAGTAGATCTGTGTTACTTGCTCTTGAAACAAAAAACAAAGTTGGTTTTATTGATGGCACTTGTATTAAAAACACTATTGATGAAATTCTTGCTAAACAATGGGATAGGTGTAATTATGTTGTTTTATCCTGGTTACTTGGGTCTATTGCTGATGAACTTTATCCTGGTTTAATATTTTTTGAAAATGCTTCAACAGTTTGGACTGAACTAAAAGAAACATATGATAAAGTGGATGTGTCTATCATTTTTAATGTTCATCAGAAAATCAATTCCTTGAAACAAAATGGGTCATCTTTATCTGAATATTATCATGGTTTAAATGCTTTATGGAAATAA